The sequence CACGTGCTCAAAGAAGGGGCGGAAATTCGTGCCGCCACCGCCAAGAGCACTCGGTGGGGGTTCAAAGGCGTCCAAGTGGTGGGGGCCATTCAGGGCGGAGTCCGCGTAGTAAAGGTCGCAGACCAGATGCGGATAGGCGGAGAGAATGCCCTGCACTTCGCCGAGGAACACGCTCATCTGCGCGTCCGTGACAGAGCCGCTGGTGTCCAGGCATACGTGTACGCGCACGCTCTCGCCTTCGAGTGCCTCCAGGTACATGCCGCGTCCGACAAAGCGCCGATCATACCCCGAGAAATCGGTGGGTGTGTGCACGAGATAACGCCAGAGCCACGAACGCCAGTCGATATGACCGGGCTCCAGACATTCCATTTCCCGGCGCATGGACATGGGTGGCGCCTCCTGCCCCATGCTGCGCATGATGGTGCGCGCCTTCTGCATGGCATCTACCCAATGACGCTGGAGGGCAGCAGCCTGGGCTTCGGAGCCTGCGGTATGGGTCTCGCCATCCTCCGATGCCAGGAGGTCCGCCATTTCTGGCGCAGGCATGTCCGGGCGCTCTCGCTTGAGGATTTCGTATACTTCTTCCGTGCTGAAGTGCGCGAGCTTGTCATCTCGCATGCCACCGGCTGGCAGTGCGAGGTCCGACTCGGCGAGGATCATGCCATTCACCACGATGTCCGCGGCCGTATTCCAGAGGCCAATGTCACGCCCGCCGCGGCGCGTGCAGTGGCCGAGCGCGGCATGAAGCACCTCATGCAGGAGCAGACCGTCCTGCTGCTCAGGAGCGAGCGCATTCCAAAAGATGGGATTGATGAAGATGGCCTCGCCGTCGGTGGCGGCGGTCGGCACATCCGGGGTCACCTCATACTTCGCAAAGAGCGCGAGCGCCGCGAAGAAGGGCTGCCTTGCGCGCAAGCGAAGGAGGGAAGCGCTGAGACACTGCTGCGCGTCCAGGCCGCCTTCGATGCTGTGGAGCGCCGTCATGCTCACTAGGCAGCCATGAGCTGCTGATAGCCGTGCAGATAGCTACGCAGTTGCGCATCTTGCGCCACGAGACGCGCAAAGGCCCCGAGATGCCCCAGCGCACGCATCTGCTTGAAGAGATCCACCACGTAGAGCTGCAGCCACTCCGCGGGCGCCTTTTCCGCGAGCCATTTGAAGCCGCGATAGCCGCGCTCCGGATCCGCCGCACGCAGGGTGAGGCCAATGGTCACCGCGTATCTTGCGGAGGGTTCCTTCGGGAAGGCAATCACCCTGGCCTCATCCACACCCTGGAGGATGGGCTCCAGATTCGGCAATTCATGATACAGCTCCAGGTAGGATCGGAATTCATCTGCCGCAGCCGGACCCACTACCGGAGCGATTTCGAGCCCCGCCGTGTGGAGCTTGCTCGCCATGACCCACGAACGCGGAGAAGGCCACGCAGGACGCTGCGAATCCAGCCGGTGCAAAAGCTCTGGACGGAAGGCAAGAAACGCGAGGATCTGCTCATGCACGCCGGCCGAGAGCGCATGCGTCTTGAAGCTTTCCCAACAAGCCTCCACTTCGAGATGCAGGAAACGGTTTGCCAGGGGCGCAGGCATGTCAAAAACGGCGGCGCGATCCTCCTTGCGATTGCCCGCGGCCCAGATGAACCAGCCTTCCGGCACTTCGTAGGAGCCCACACGACGATCCAGCACCAGTTGCTGCGCCATGCCCTGCATCGCCGGCGGAGCGAGATTGAGCTCATCAAGCATCAGTACTCCCCTGCCCTTGCGCGGGAGGAACTCGGGGGGAAACCATTTGGAGATCCCTTTCTCTGCCACGGGCAGCCCGCGGAGATCCGTGGGGGCGAGTTGCGAGAGACGCAGGTCAATGAATTCCATGCCGTTTGCCTGAGCGGTCTGTGCGACGATGCTGGACTTTCCAATGCCAGGCGGTCCCCAGATCATCACACTCAAGTGGAGTTGATGGGTGATAAGGGAGGTCAGGTATTCGCTGAGAGCTGCGGGAGTCATGCAGAAGCTGGAGCAGGAGAGTGAGGCGGCACGTCAGGATTCCGGGAAGCGCAGGGTGAACTGCTCGCGCGCTGCCGAGGCCACGGCGGTATTGGCGTCCTCGCGCAAATAGGCAAGCACTTGACGGGAAGTAGAGGGGTTGTGAGCGACGGCAAAACGCTCCATCCACCGGCCATGGAAGGCAGCCTTGCGCAGCATGTCCTGCGTGGTGTCTGGATGAGAGAGCGCACAGAGTCTCAAGGACACAGCGGAACCCGCGCCTGCGGATTGGAGCACCGGACCCATGCGTGAGCGACGCGCTTCCACCGGCGTGTTCGGATTTTCCAAAGCAGCGAGACGCACATCGTGACACGAATGCCAGAGGAGCTCCGCGAGCAGGTGAGATGGGGCCAGGGGATGCCGCGCCACTGCGGTCAGCACACCGCTCGCAGCAGCGCGGCGCTGCTTCGACACACGCGTCTGATCCAGTTCCGCACGTGCTACGGACTCAAGTACGCGAGGTGTCACCGCCCAGTAGGCTACCACCTGCAAACGGATCTCGCGTGCGAACCACTTCTGATCCACTGGCAGATCGCAGAGGCGCAGCAGGAGATGCGGGGGAATTGCGCGAACCTCGCGTCCATTCTGGCGAGCGTAGCTCTGGTGGTAGAGCAGCGACTTGCGGTCATGCGGATCCAGCCGGGGGATCAGCGCCTCAAGCACCGGGACAGTCAACACATCCCGATACACGAGCTTTTTCACCGCGGCCGGGAGTCTCTCCATGACACGGAGCAGCACTTCATTCGGCACGGGGCGATTGTCGAAGCACCCGCACAAGGTCTCCAGCACCCGCGTGGAACTTTCCTCCGTAGCCATGCGAAGCAACACAGAAGACGGCGTGTGCCTGCTGTAAGCCACGCGCCAGCGGACGTTCTCATCAGCGTCTCGCGAGAGCTGTGCCACAACCCCTTCCGGCACCTCGGGAGCGGCCACCACGGAACCGCGCACCTGGGGATGGGAGTCTTCCGCAAGGGCAAGCCGCGTTGCCAGTGGCGCCTTCACGTTTGCAGCCACAGTAGAACGGACTGCTTCTGAAGCGTCCTCGCCAAGACGGGCGAGCAAATCCGCGTCCGCAAGGTCGTAGGATGCCACACGCGCGCGCAGGAGCGGATCTGGGTGCAGTGCGGCCTCGTGAAGATCCGCCAGCGTGATTTCGCGACGCTGGAAGAGATCCATCAATCGCTTCCAATCCTGCTCCTGGGCCGTGGTCGGCGCATCGAGAGGTGTCGCGCCCCCACCGATGGGCGTGCCACCAATCGGAGTCTGCTGGAAATGGCGGTGCATGCGCACATCCACATCACCAGGCATGGCGCGGTTCCGCACGGCGAGCATGCGCACATAGCTGTCCCCATCGCGCATCAGTTCGCGAAGGATGTCGACGGGCACGGACCGGCGCTTGGCGAGAGTGCGACGCACTTCGTCATCCGCGTCTTTTTTCAGAAGGTGCAGAATGGACTCCTCGGTGGAGGGGTGGCGAGCCACGGTGACGCGTACCTCAGGCTCCACATCCACAGCCAGGCGGGACAGGGTGGAGGCATTAGCAGAGGGATTCGCCGCGACAGCAGCGCGCACCTCCTTCGCCGGATCAGTGGCAAGCTGCTCCAGCAGCGAATGTGGGCTCTGACGATTTTTCGCGACGGCCTGGCGGATGCGCCAATCATGATTCCCTGCCAGGGACATCAACGTCGGGACCGGGGTGGAGGGATTCTTCGCCGCGCAACAGCGAACCATGAATTCCCCATGCACCCCGGCGAGTTTCATGAGGGACTCCGCCGGTGTGCGGGCATGGCGGGCGGCCAGCCTGCGGGCAAACGGCCCGCCCTCCGCGAGTTGGGACAGGCTCTCCGGCTCCATGTCACGCCGGCCTTTCCCCAAAAAACGCAACTGTGCGTCCGCGCCGGCATCCATCAGGAGCTGGAGACGTCCGTGCAGAGGGCCGCCTTCCCCTTGCTCCTGAACACATTTCGCGGCGCGCATGCGCAGCCCAATCTCGGAGGATTCCAAGGCGGAAAGCAGCAGCCAGGTCGGTGCCAGTCCCAAGGTCACTACCTCAGCAAGGGCCGCTCCCCCCCGAAGCTGGAGGCCAAAGGAGGGCGTCTCCTCGGCTGCTGCGTTGCCATTGTACCGGGTGGACCGACTGGTGCGGTGCAGCCGGGCTGCCTCACGGATCTCCTCATTCGGATGGCGCTGAAGAGGCACCAGGAATTCTCGTGGCGGCTCCTCCAGTTTTAGGATCTCCCGAAGCGCAATTACAGGCAACTTTGCAGGAAAATTGGGATCCTCCATCAAGAGGAGTGGCAGCACCGGATTCTTCAGCACCGCCTCCCAATGCCAGCGAGCCAGCCAGACAAGTAACTCATTGGAGGCGTTTGGGTTAGCCGCCACAGCCCTCTTCTCCCGGGCACCGCCGTTGCGGGCCAGCTCATGCAGGCGCATCGGAGGGGTGGAAGGGTCCGCCGCCTCCTCAAGCTGGGAGCCTTGAGGGAGAGTCATTTGAGAGTGATGGCCTGAACTTTCCTAAATCTCATATAAATCATGCTTTAACGCAATCGATTTTCTAATATTTATGGATAGTTTCCTAGCCTCCACTTCCAGCGCTTCAAGCCCGAGACATGAGCGGCATTCACCTCTCTCATGAATTCTTTGCCACGCACTCGTCCCTTGCATCCACCCCCATCGCTCCTATGTTGATTGCCCCTATTCTCGACATGAATCAACTCGACCAGCTCAAGCAGCATACTGTCGTTGTGGCGGATACCGGTGACTTCGAGGCCATGAAGGCCTACAAGCCCCAAGATGCCACCACGAACCCCTCCCTCATCCTGGCAGCCTCCCAGAAGGCGGAGTACAAGGCACTGGTCGACAAAGCCGTGGCAGACCACAAGGGTTCCTCCCTCAGTGGCGAGAAACTGGTAGACTCCGTAATTGACGCCATCCTGGTGAACTTCGGCCAGGAGATTCTCAAAATCGTCCCCGGTCGCGTCTCCACGGAAGTGGACGCCCACCTGTCCTTCGACACGGAAGGCACTTTGGCCAAGGCCCGTCACATCATCGACCTTTACGAGAAAGCTGGCACCGGTCGTGAGCGCATCCTCATCAAGATTGCTTCCACCTGGGAAGGCATCAAGGCAGCAGAGGTCCTTCAGAAGGAAGGCATCAACTGCAACCTCACGCTCCTTTTCTCCCTGCCCCAGGCCATCGCCTGCGCCGAAGGCGGCATCAAGCTCATCTCCCCCTTCGTGGGCCGTATCCTCGACTGGTACAAGAAGAGCACGGGCAAGGACTACGCCGCCGCGGAAGACCCCGGCGTGCAGTCCGTGACCGCCATCTACAACTACTACAAACACTTCGGCTACAAGACCGAGGTGATGGGCGCCAGTTTCCGCAACAAGGGTGAAATCACCGAACTGTGCGGCTGCGACCTGCTGACCATCAGCCCGGCATTGCTCGGCGAACTGGCAGCGGCGAACGACGCCATCACGCCGAAACTCAACGCCGAAGCGGCCAAGTCCGCGAAGCTCGACAAGGTCGAGATGAACGAAAAGACCTTCCGCTGGCTCTTCAACGAAGATCCGATGGCCGTCGACAAGACGGCTGAAGGCATCCGCAAGTTTGCCGAGGACATCGTGAAACTGCAGAAGCAGGTTGCCGCGATGCTCTAAGCTGGGTCGAAATCGTAAGATATTTCAATGCCCCATCTGGGCCGCATCCGTCTAGGGTGCGGCCCATTTTGTTGAATATTTCTTGTGAGACGTCACCAGAGGACGCAGATGCGATAAAGCCATTGCCTTCCCCCGTGAAACGGTCACAATGGAATTTCATCTGCATCGCCTCCAATGTCTGATTCCCCCGAGTCCACGCCTCCACTAGACCTGTCCGATCTTCGTCTCATGCCCAAGTGGGTGGCTGAGTTTGGGAAAGCATCGCCTTCACCGGCGGCAGACTATCCGGAAGAAGACACCCGCGGCCGTGATCGTCGCGATGGCAGAGGGCCGAGAGATCAGCAGCGTCGCAGCTTTGGTGGTGGTGGCCAGGGAGGACCTCCGCGCGGTGACCGCAGGCCTTTCGACAAACCCCGTGGCCCTGGCGGAGATTTCAACCGCGGCCCACGCCCACCGGGTGCCGGCGACCGACGTGATGATCGTCGTAGTGGTGGTGGCGGTGGCTATCGCCAGGATCGTGGAGATCGCCAGCATGGCCGTGGTGGTCGCGATGACCGCCGTGGCGGTTATGGTGACAGACCGCGCTTCGAGCAGCCGCCAGCGCCCGTGGTGGGACTCAATGTGCAGGTGGAACCTGAGGCCAAGGCCACGGAAGCCATGGCAGCGATGATTCGCACTGCGGGCAAGGCATACAGTGTCTTCGACGCTGCCCGTCTCGTGCTCGCCAGCGGGGATCGTTTTCATGTGCGCTTCAAGATGGCGCCCGATGCCGGTGCCAGGCTGTACGCCGTGCCCACCGATGGCTCGCTCTGGCTGAGCCGTGAAGAGGCGCTTGCTCATGTCATTCATGGCGACGCGATCAGCAGCTTCTACAAGGTCGAGGAGATCGAGCTCGAAGAACCCAAGGGCAACTTCACCAGCGTAGCCGTGTGCGGCATGACAGGTGAGATGCTTGGGCCGCCCAGCCATCACAGCTACCAGACCACGCTGCACAAGATCCATCGCGAGCAGTTCAGCCATCTTTCCTTTGAAGATTACAAGCGCCGTGTGCGCACAGAGAGCACTCCTGAGGCCGTGGCGAAATGGAAAGAATCCCTGAAGCATGGCCATCAGTGGACGTGGCTGAAGGGTGAAGTGGCCGAAGGAGAAGCACCCAAGACCTTCAAGACGCGCAGTGAAATGGAATCCCATTTCCGCTCCCACCATGCCGACACGCTCGTGGGTGAAGTGAGCGAAGCGACTGTCTCGGGAAACATTCCCAAAAAACTGCTCGCTCCGCAACTCTACAATCATCTCCGCCGTGCCGTGGACGAGAGCCGCAAGCATCTGCTGAGTACTGCCCAGCAGCTCTGCAGCGGATTTGAGCGCCATGGCCTGAAACTCTTCAAGCGACGTGGTGGCAAGCTCTGGGTGAGCCGCACGCGCCCGCGCCTGCTGGAAAGCAACGTGGTGCTCTCCGCCCGCATCGCAAAAATGGTGGAGATCATCAAGACTCAGCCTGGTCTTCAGGTGAAGAAGCTCATCGAGAGCGTGGCACCCTCCACGGATGCTCCTGTGACCTCGACGGCTCCCGCAGCTGAAGCTCCAGCCGCCATCACGGAAGAGCCAACGGTGAGCGAACCCGCGGTGGTAGCCGAAGCACTCGGCGCCAGCGCTGGCACAGAACTGCCGCCCATCGAGCCCGCTCCTGAATCTGCCGGTGCTGCTCCGATTGAGGCCTCTGAGGCGCCAGTCGATGCGGCAATTGCTGCCAGTGAATCTCCGGCTCCAGCCCCAGTGGTCCTTCCTGCTCCTGCTGCGGCAGCTGCGCATCACGAGTGGACCGGTGACCAACTGCACGCCCTGCAGGACCTGCACTGGCTCAATAGCGAAGGTTACGTCATTGAGTATGCCGATGGTGTGGTATTCCCCGGCGTGACTGAACCCCCGCCCCCGAAGCCGAAAGCTGCTCCGGCCAAACCCGCCGCAGGCGCACCCGCTGCGGAGTCGGCCGAAGCTGCTGAGGCACCGGTCGAAAGCGAGACCGAATCAGCATCTCCCTCTGAGGAAATCGAAACGGACCCTCACGGTGAAGCTGAAACCACGCTCATTGAGGCGGCTGCTGAAACGGAAGCGCCCGTCGAAGTCGAAGCCGCTGCCTCCGAGCCTTCGCCGGAAGCTTTGGTGGATGAACCTGCCGAAGCAGAAGAGGAAATCCAGCCCGCCGCGGCCGGCGCCGAAGAAGAGAAGTAACACCCGGAAAACAGCGAACCGCATCAGGAGAGCTTGCGCTCCAGCGCAGCCTCCATGGCACGCTCGACGAGGAGTACGGCAAGCTGCTGGGTGGCATCATCCAGCGCTTGATTCGCGGCTTTGAGCGCGCGGGCATCATGCGGCTCGGCCTGCATGACGTGACGCACGTCATGGGCCGCGATTTTGATCTTCTCCACCTCGTCCTCCGGTACGAGCCCGGCGCACTGCTCCAGCGCTTCATCCACCGCCCTCAGCAGTTCCTCACTCTTCAACCGCGCCTCTGTCCAGATACGCTCGTTCATGTCTTCAAAGGCGAAGTCCACGCTTTCCGCGATCATCTTCTCCACCTTCTCGTCATCCACATCCACGGCGGAGTTTTGAATTTCCAGCACCGTGTCCGTGTTCGTGGCGGTATCGCGCGCGAGCACTTGAAGGATGCCGTTCGCATCGATGGCGAACTGCACGCCCACACGGGCGCTGCCCTTCGCCCCCGGAGGAAACGGAACTGCAATGCGGCCCAGTTCCCAGTTGTCCTTCGCAAGCTCACGCTCTCCTTGCAGCACACGGATGAGCATCTCCTGCTGATTGGCCACCGCATTGGTGAACATCTCCCCGGCACGGCAGGGAATGGTGGAGTTGCGCGGGATGATGATGTTCATCAACCCGCCGAATGTCTCAATACCCAATGAGAGAGGCGTGACGTCCAGCAGCACCACATTCTTCAAAGCACCACTGAGGATGCCAGCCTGAATCACGGCGCCAAGCCCCACAGCTTCATCTGGATTCTGCGAGGTGTTGGGTTCGCGCCCGAAAATCTCCTGCACCACCTGCCGCACCAATGGCATGCGTGTGCTGCCACCAACGAGGATGACATCATCGAGCTCAGAGCTGGTGATATTTGCGTCCAGCAATGCCCGCTGACAATGTCGACGCGTGCGCTCGATGAGCGATCGCGCAACACTTTCGAGGTCCCTTCGCTGCACACGCGCAGAGAGATTCCCTGAAGACAGGAAGAAGGGCAGGTCCACTGTGACCTCGGACTCCGTCGAGAGCTTCTTCTTGGCATCTTCCGCCGCTACAGTGAGCCTCGCTCGTTGAGCGGCATCAAGTGATTCTGACGATGAGCCTGAGCTTTGCAGAATCCACTCGCCCAGGGCACGGTCCACATCATCACCGCCCAACTGCGTATCGCCCGTGGTAGCCAGCACCTGGAACACACCCTCGCGCATTTCGAGGATGGAGATGTCGAACGTTCCGCCGCCAAGATCGTACACGGCAATCTTCTTGTTCTCCTCCAGCTTGTCGAGACCGTAGGCGAGCGCTGCGGCGGTGGGCTCGCTTACGATGCGCTCCACCGTGAGTCCCGCCAGCTCTCCCGCACGCTTGGTTTCATTGCGCTGCGCGTCATTGAAGTAAGCGGGAACTGTGATGACGGCACGGGAGACTTCGATTTCCAAAGCACGCTCGGCGATGCCTTTCAGATGCTTGAGGATGTCACTGCTGACCTCTGCAGGCGTCCTGCCCAATGCCTTCAGATCATAGACCGGCTGCCACTCCGACTCCCCTGCCCTGCGGCCAATGAGTCGCTTCACCGAGGTGACAGTCCTCGCCGGTTCGAGCGCCCTCTGCCGCAAGGCCGCCGCCCCCACGGTCACCCGTCCGCCCGCAGCGTAGTGCACGGCGGAGGGCGTCAGGCGGGAACCTTCGGCGTCTGCGAGCAGAATGGGAAAGCCGCTGTCCACCACGCCCACAAGGGAATTGGTGGTGCCAAGGTCAATGCCGAGAATCGGGGAAGCGTTTGCCATGTCACGGCTTCCATGCCGCGCTCAAGCCGGAAGCGCAAGCGGTCAGACGAGCCGGGCCCGCTACATCAGCGCCAGCAGTCGCTCCCGGATTTGCGCTTGCCACTTAGCCAGATAGGCGAGCCGGGCCTGCGTGGCGGCGATGTCCCTCCACACGTCCCCATCCCCTGAGGCAAGGCGTTCGTCGAGAGCAGCCAGTGCTGATTCCATTGCCACCTTCTTCTCTTCGACCCCAAAGCCGATCCTCTCGAGACGCTCACGCGACGTCATTTCCTCATTGGCCAGGAGCGCCTTCGTCAGGGCTGAGGTCGCCTTGGCCTTCTTCTCCAACAGCTTCGCTGAAGCATCCAAGGCACTGCCCAGCTCCATGAATACGGACATCATCGACTCATCCAGCGGGACCGTACGCCACGCCTTCGCCTCTTCCGGCGCCGCGATCTCAATGAGGTGCTTCAACCTCTTTTCGGGAGAGCGCAGGGTCTCGTAGGCCGAATTCACTGCTGCAGCCTTTTCCTCGCTGCCCCCCTGGTCTGGATGCGCCTCACGACTGAGTGCCGCATAGGTGGACTGCAATGCGGCCGCATCAATCGCCACACTTCGCGGCATGGAGAAGATGGCATAGGCGTCGGACATCATGGTGCTGTGGCGGGGGCGCATCATTCCCGTGCCGTGCGCACGTCGCAAGCACGAGCGGGAGGATTATTCAGCAAGTACCGGTTGCCTCCGGCGGAAGCTGCCACACCTTGCACGCGAACCGCCGCTCGTGACATGTCTACGACGCATCATCCGGCGAATCCCTCGCGCAGTTCCGGACTGGTGATCGGACTGGATGTGGGATCGACCACAGTGAAGGCGGTGGTGGTGGCTCCAGATACGAGGGCAATCCTGTGGAGCGACTACAGGAGGCACGAAACGAAACAGGTCGCCACGGCAGCGCAGATGCTCTCTGAGATTTGCGAGGCCTTCCCCACTGTGACAACCGATGGCATGCACATCTTCATCACCGGCTCGGGAGGCAGTCCGCTGGTGGAGCCATTGGGAGCTACCTTTGTGCAGGAGGTCAATGCCGTCACCCTCGCTGTGGAGATGCTGCACCCCGAAGCTGGCAGCGTGATCGAACTCGGTGGACAGGATGCCAAGATCATCATCTTCCAACGCGATCCCAAAACGGGCGAGAAGCGGCCTCTCTGCTCCATGAACGACAAATGCGCGAGCGGTACGGGCGCGACAATCGACAAATGCATACTCAAGGCAGGCCTGCCCCGTGAGCAATTGGCCGGCTTGCGATTCGATGCCACGAAGCTTCACAAGGTAGCCGCAAAGTGTGGCGTCTTTGCAGAGACAGACATTGTAAACCTCATCAAGTCCGGCATTCCCGCACCGGAGGTGGTGTGCTCACTGGCCGATGCCATCGTAAATCAGAATCTCTCGGTACTTACACGTGGGAACACGCTGCTTCCGCAGGTGATTCTCTTGGGTGGACCGAACACCTACCTGCCATTTCTCCAAGACTGCTGGAGGCTGCGCATTCCAGAAACATGGACGCAGCGCGGCATGAGACCTCCGTTGACCGATTCCATCGAAGACGTCATCGTGGTGCCTGACAATGCACAGTACTACGCAGCTTATGGCGCGGTGTTGTATGGCCTGGACCTGCCCGAGGGAACGGGACGATTCCGCGGCATGGCGGCCTTGAGAGAATTTGCCTCATCAAAGGAATCAGCAGCCTCCTCCCGGCAGTCTGGCGCCAGATTGGTTCACAGCGAGAGGGAGGTCCGTGAGTTCCGCAGAGAGTACGCGGTTCCGAAATTTGAGCGCACGACCTTCGTCCCCGGTGAAACGGTCCGTGCCGTGATCGGGCTCGACGGTGGTTCCACGTCCTCCAAGGCCGTGCTCGTCAGTCAATCTGGCGAAGTGCTCGCCAAGTCCTACCGCCTCTCGAAGGGCAACCCCATCGAAGATTTCCGCAATCTGCTGACTGACTTGAACACTCAAGTGGAACAGCAAGGTGCGCAACTCGAAGTGCTCGGCTTCGGCGCCACAGGCTATGCGGCCGATGTCCTGGAGACCGTGGCAGGGGCCGATGTGAACATCGTCGAAACCGTCGCACACATGCTGAGTGCGCGACACTTTTTCGGCGAGATCGATGTCATCTGCGATGTCGGAGGACAGGACATCAAGGTGTTAATGATGCAGAACGGTGACATCAGCGACTTCCGCCTCTCCAATCAATGCTCGGCGGGCAATGGCATGCTGCTGCAGGCGATGGCCGATCAGTTTGGCGTACCTCTGCGTGAGTATGCGGATACCGCCTTCGCAGCGAAGGGTGCTCCGGTGTTCAGCTATGGCTGTGCGGTCTTCCTCGACAGCGATCGTGTGAATTTCCAGAAGGAAGGGTACCACCGCGAGGAATTGCTGGCCGGACTCGCGATGGTATTGCCAAAGAACATCTGGCAATACGTGGTACAGATTCCCAGACTCGCCTCACTGGGCACACGCTTCGTCCTTCAGGGTGGCACCCAATACAACCTTGCAGCCGTGAAGGCGCAGGTGGACTACATCAAAGAACGTGTGCCTGGGGCCGAAGTGCATGTGCATCCGTATTGTGGCGAAGCAGGCGCCATCGGAGCCGCCATTGAGGTATTGCGCGTGGTGAAGCGCAAGGGAGGCACCAGTTTCATTGGAATGAGGCAGTCCATGGGCATTGCCTACACCACACGCAATGATGAGAAGACACGCTGCAACTTCTGCCGCAATCATTGCTCGCGCACTTTTGTGGATGCCCAGGCACCGGATGGACGCAACAGCCGCTACATCTCGGGCTTCTCCTGCGAGAAGGGTACCGTGGAATCCAAGGATGCCATGCTCGCGCTCGTGAAGAAACGCAACGCCCTGAAGGAGGAACATCTCAATCTGCTGGAATACGAGGCGCGTGTCGTTTTTCAATCGGTGTACAAGCCAAAGACATTACCGGACGAGGGCTCACCGCTGCCCGCCAGAGAAGTCGCGAAAGCGTGGTGGCCGTTCTCGGCCAAGCGCAACGCCCGCTCATTCCAACGCTCGAACACCGCAGCCGCAGAGCGTCGTCAACACCTGCGCATTGGCATCCCACGTGTGTTGAACCTCTACACGACAGCACCGCTCTTCCGCGCGTACTTCGAGGCGCTCGGCATTCCCTCCAGGAACATCTGCTTCTCACCTCCCACGTCAGAAGAGATGTATTTGGAAGGCGCCCGTTACGGTTCGGTGGATCCTTGCTATCCTTCAAAGGTGGTGCAGGCGCATCTGCATCACTTGCTCTTCAAGGCACACCAGCCGCCGGAATCATCGCTCGACTACATCTTCTTTCCCAGCATCACCCATCTACCCACCTTCGTCTCGCCGGTCATGGACTCAGCCTCGTGTCCTATTGTGGCGGGCACACCGAATGTAATGAAGGCGGCTTTCACCAAGGAGCAGCACTATTTTGCAGCGAGGGGAACCGAATACATCGACAGCGCAGTGACGCTTGAAGAGCCCGCCTATTTCAAGCGTCAGATGTTCGAGATGTGGGGTGAGCGCCTCGGCATCACCGAGGACGAAAGTGATTTTGCGGTTGATGAAGGATGGGAGGCCCTGCGCCAAATCAACTTGGAACTGGAGCGGCGGGGACTGGAAGTGCTTGAGAAAGCAGAACGCGAAAACAAAATCGTCCTCCTTGTGCTGGCACGTCCCTATCATGCCGATCCCGGGATGAATCACGGACTGCTCGAGGAATTCCAGGCGCTGGGCTATCCGGTATTGACCATCCGATCCATCCCCAAGGAACCCGCGTGGCTTTCGCGATGGTTCAGAGAAGATCTCGAATCTGGAA is a genomic window of Roseimicrobium gellanilyticum containing:
- a CDS encoding BadF/BadG/BcrA/BcrD ATPase family protein: MSTTHHPANPSRSSGLVIGLDVGSTTVKAVVVAPDTRAILWSDYRRHETKQVATAAQMLSEICEAFPTVTTDGMHIFITGSGGSPLVEPLGATFVQEVNAVTLAVEMLHPEAGSVIELGGQDAKIIIFQRDPKTGEKRPLCSMNDKCASGTGATIDKCILKAGLPREQLAGLRFDATKLHKVAAKCGVFAETDIVNLIKSGIPAPEVVCSLADAIVNQNLSVLTRGNTLLPQVILLGGPNTYLPFLQDCWRLRIPETWTQRGMRPPLTDSIEDVIVVPDNAQYYAAYGAVLYGLDLPEGTGRFRGMAALREFASSKESAASSRQSGARLVHSEREVREFRREYAVPKFERTTFVPGETVRAVIGLDGGSTSSKAVLVSQSGEVLAKSYRLSKGNPIEDFRNLLTDLNTQVEQQGAQLEVLGFGATGYAADVLETVAGADVNIVETVAHMLSARHFFGEIDVICDVGGQDIKVLMMQNGDISDFRLSNQCSAGNGMLLQAMADQFGVPLREYADTAFAAKGAPVFSYGCAVFLDSDRVNFQKEGYHREELLAGLAMVLPKNIWQYVVQIPRLASLGTRFVLQGGTQYNLAAVKAQVDYIKERVPGAEVHVHPYCGEAGAIGAAIEVLRVVKRKGGTSFIGMRQSMGIAYTTRNDEKTRCNFCRNHCSRTFVDAQAPDGRNSRYISGFSCEKGTVESKDAMLALVKKRNALKEEHLNLLEYEARVVFQSVYKPKTLPDEGSPLPAREVAKAWWPFSAKRNARSFQRSNTAAAERRQHLRIGIPRVLNLYTTAPLFRAYFEALGIPSRNICFSPPTSEEMYLEGARYGSVDPCYPSKVVQAHLHHLLFKAHQPPESSLDYIFFPSITHLPTFVSPVMDSASCPIVAGTPNVMKAAFTKEQHYFAARGTEYIDSAVTLEEPAYFKRQMFEMWGERLGITEDESDFAVDEGWEALRQINLELERRGLEVLEKAERENKIVLLVLARPYHADPGMNHGLLEEFQALGYPVLTIRSIPKEPAWLSRWFREDLESGRISNPLDIRDVWPENYSTNSVQKVWAAKFAARHPHVAVLDLSSFKCGHDAPTYGLISDIIAASKTPYLAMHDLDANKPAGSQKIRVKTYAYTLRRHQEMLEDRAARFDELQQRLAERRNQLMARRKETLERQYDVARADMDCAFHRYLEEEESVFGIRTADLSKEYPASPPQFDRTADIAPQPPRVDFLTRTAQSGASCRGGCSGCGTGCSPKPQLAPSLNFID